Proteins found in one Sporosarcina sp. FSL K6-3457 genomic segment:
- a CDS encoding metal-dependent hydrolase, producing MDTGTHIVMGIALGGLALADPVVSTNPATLSAVVTGVIVGSLIPDVDTILKLRNNAVYIRHHRGITHSIPAVLLWPLIITILLSFIVPEANFIHLWAWTFLAVFLHVFVDIFNSYGTQALRPFSNKWVAIGVINTFDPIIFTLHAIAIIIWGIGANPVYTILTTYVVIFFYYLLRFAIKSAVKKAVHNTVPDATEIIIAPTMRFFQWRIAASSETVHYVGRAYGRSVNIYDRFERVPMPKSPEIDVAMSDKNIEAFTSFSPIYRWSVTNVGDLCEVRLIDLRYRSKGYYPFVAVAHVDKELNIVNSYTGWIFSEDKLRKKLNFAPNS from the coding sequence TTGGATACTGGAACACATATTGTTATGGGCATTGCACTTGGCGGTCTAGCGCTGGCAGATCCAGTCGTTTCGACAAATCCAGCTACACTGAGCGCCGTCGTTACTGGAGTTATCGTCGGCTCGCTCATCCCAGACGTCGATACCATTTTAAAGCTGAGAAACAATGCCGTCTATATACGGCATCATCGCGGGATTACACATTCAATCCCCGCTGTTTTACTATGGCCGCTTATTATCACTATATTATTATCCTTTATAGTACCTGAAGCAAACTTCATCCATCTATGGGCTTGGACATTTCTTGCCGTTTTTCTGCATGTCTTCGTCGATATTTTTAATTCGTACGGTACACAGGCATTGCGACCCTTTTCAAACAAATGGGTCGCAATCGGGGTCATCAATACATTCGACCCGATTATTTTCACCTTACATGCCATCGCCATCATTATTTGGGGAATCGGCGCTAATCCAGTCTATACAATTTTGACGACCTACGTGGTCATCTTCTTTTATTACCTACTGCGATTTGCCATTAAATCCGCAGTGAAAAAAGCCGTCCACAATACCGTTCCCGATGCGACGGAAATTATTATTGCACCGACGATGCGCTTTTTTCAATGGCGAATAGCCGCCTCTTCAGAAACAGTCCATTATGTAGGACGCGCTTACGGAAGGTCCGTTAATATTTATGACCGATTTGAACGAGTGCCTATGCCAAAATCACCTGAAATCGACGTGGCTATGAGTGATAAAAATATTGAAGCATTTACATCATTCTCTCCGATTTATCGCTGGTCCGTCACAAATGTTGGTGACTTATGTGAAGTACGTCTCATCGACCTGCGCTACCGCAGCAAAGGGTATTATCCATTTGTCGCAGTTGCCCATGTCGATAAAGAGCTCAACATCGTCAACTCCTATACCGGGTGGATTTTCTCTGAGGACAAGCTTCGAAAGAAGTTGAACTTCGCGCCCAACTCATAA
- the mutY gene encoding A/G-specific adenine glycosylase, whose protein sequence is MQIIKKKDEFRESLLSWYRREKRDLPWRNTSDPYYIWVSEVMLQQTRVDTVIPYYERFIDSFPTMEVLAEADENDLLKMWEGLGYYSRARNLQAGVREVVASYGGEVPDTRKEISTLKGVGPYTAGAVLSIAYGVPEHAVDGNVMRVMSRLLLIEEDIAIPRTKKIFEVVVMDLIDKEDPSSFNQGLMELGATICTPKPKCLLCPVRDFCSAFHEGRQEELPVKTKKTTMKVIPVTSFAIQNERGEWLLRQRPAKGLLAGLWEFPMIERLDGQTLSEKVQEQFGIELKGFVELLAFKHIFSHITWEMTSFKARMAEADTIPEGYQFFTKQEVEALPKPVPVLKIWEEIKQGE, encoded by the coding sequence ATGCAAATAATAAAGAAAAAAGACGAATTTCGCGAATCCCTTCTATCCTGGTATAGACGTGAAAAAAGGGACTTGCCGTGGCGTAATACTTCAGACCCTTATTATATTTGGGTTTCTGAGGTTATGCTGCAACAAACAAGAGTCGATACAGTAATCCCTTATTACGAGCGGTTCATCGATAGCTTTCCGACGATGGAAGTACTTGCGGAGGCAGATGAAAATGATTTATTGAAAATGTGGGAAGGTCTTGGATATTATTCACGCGCAAGAAACTTGCAGGCGGGAGTCCGAGAAGTTGTTGCAAGTTATGGCGGGGAAGTACCGGACACGCGCAAAGAAATTTCGACGCTGAAAGGTGTAGGGCCTTATACAGCTGGCGCAGTGCTTAGTATTGCTTATGGCGTGCCGGAGCATGCTGTCGATGGCAATGTCATGCGTGTCATGTCGAGACTGCTTCTTATAGAAGAGGATATTGCGATTCCGCGCACGAAAAAGATTTTCGAGGTTGTCGTGATGGATCTGATTGACAAGGAAGATCCTTCTTCATTCAATCAAGGATTGATGGAGCTTGGGGCGACGATTTGTACACCGAAGCCGAAATGTCTACTATGTCCGGTGCGTGATTTTTGTTCCGCTTTTCATGAGGGCAGGCAGGAAGAGTTGCCTGTTAAAACGAAGAAGACAACGATGAAAGTGATTCCAGTGACATCATTCGCGATACAGAATGAGCGAGGGGAATGGTTGTTAAGACAGAGACCTGCGAAAGGCTTGCTGGCAGGCTTATGGGAGTTTCCGATGATTGAGCGATTGGATGGCCAGACGCTGTCAGAAAAAGTACAAGAACAATTTGGGATTGAGTTAAAAGGCTTTGTTGAACTACTGGCATTTAAGCATATTTTTTCTCATATTACGTGGGAAATGACAAGCTTTAAGGCACGAATGGCAGAGGCGGATACAATTC